Sequence from the Actinocatenispora sera genome:
GCGCAGGCAGACACACTGGCTGCCAAGCAGATGGTCGGCAAACCGTAGATGCACCATCGTTGCAGCAGATGGCAGAAGCGATGGGGATCGGTGACTCGTCACCGCCCACGGCGTCATGCATCCGAGGAGAGATCCCCGGTCAGATAGTGCTGCAGCACCGGGGCGAGCCAGGACGCCAGTTGTTGGTCGCTCGCGTCTTGCAAGGCAGGGAGCCGGATTACCTGTCGGGACACCGCCAGGCCGACCAGCTGGCTCGCGCACAACGCGCCCCGCAGCTCGGGCCGGTCGGCGTTCAGCCCACGCGCAATGGGCATGAGCACCTGCTCGGTGAGGAACTCACGCATCAGCGCAGCTGGATGGTCGGCGGCCACCGCCGAACGGATCAGTCCGATCAGCGGCGCGGGACGACCGGCTGGCCCCGACAACTTCAGGAACTGGCTCACGAGGCGGTTGCCGGCACGGTCTGGGGGCCCCTGGAGCACGGCGCCAACCGTCTCGCTGGGATGAATCGTCGCCGCGACGAGCGCACTGAACAGCCCGTCTTTGCTCCCGAAGAGCCGGCGAATCATGGCTGGGTCAACAGCGGCATCAGCCGCGATGGTCCGAATCGTTGCCTTCTCATAGCCTCGTGCGCCGAACCAGAGCGCAGCTGATCGAAGGATGTCTTCACGGGTGTGCGATGGACCTGGGCGTCGACCCGTGCGCGCCATCGGCGGCCCCTTTCCTCGCAGCGGAGCGGTAACCCGAAAGTCTACAGACGACGACTTGACCACGATCGCCTTGCAGAGCAGCTCACGTCCGCTGCGTCGACGCGGAGCAGCGTCATCACGGAAAACTGGGCGGCCGGAAGGACCTGCTGGTGTCCGCACGGTGGTCTACCACGTGGTCTGCAACGGGGGTCGCCAACAGGACCGCTGCCGCGGGACACTGCGCCATGCGGACGGCCGCATCGAGGACGTCGACGTTTCAGGGGTGGACCCTTACTTCATCAACATCCCGGACGGCGCCAACGTGGCGGTCCGGGACGGGCCAGTTGGTCCGTGCCTGGACTCCACCGGCGCCTTCTTGCGCCGCGCGGTCGCCGCCGGCCTGATTGCCCTGGTGTTGCTCGGATACCTGGTCCGACGACACATCTGGGTCGAACCTGACCCGGTGACGCCGGAAGCTGCACCGCGCCTGTGACCGGATCCCAGCATCGCCGGTGATGCAGGAGTTTTCGGCCCGGCCGACCGAGCGATGCCCGGGAGGCGTACCGAGCATCGACGCCCGGGACGGTCGCCACGAGCCGCAC
This genomic interval carries:
- a CDS encoding TetR/AcrR family transcriptional regulator — translated: MARTGRRPGPSHTREDILRSAALWFGARGYEKATIRTIAADAAVDPAMIRRLFGSKDGLFSALVAATIHPSETVGAVLQGPPDRAGNRLVSQFLKLSGPAGRPAPLIGLIRSAVAADHPAALMREFLTEQVLMPIARGLNADRPELRGALCASQLVGLAVSRQVIRLPALQDASDQQLASWLAPVLQHYLTGDLSSDA